One Candidatus Fusobacterium pullicola genomic window, GATATTACCATAGCTGCTCCCTCTCCAGCAAATTTTTCAACTATTGCTCTTCCTATTCCTCTAGCACTTCCTGTAACTAGTGCTACTTTTCCTTTTAATCTATCCACTGTAATTCCTCCTCAAAGTTTCAATTCAACTTATCTTACATATGTAATATTATAATTATATTTTCCATTATATCATATTTGAGCAACTTTTGGCAAATTTTTTATTTTTTTTTAACCATTTTCTCTTTTTAATACATTTTCTAATTAAATAAGTTGAAGATAGTATAGTTTTAGTGTAAAATATATTAAAAAGTGTGGAGGATAAAATGAAAACTTTAATTTTACTAATTTCTTTTCTTATAATTGGATGTAGTAACATTGTATCAAGGGGAGCTCAAGAAAAAGAAAAAATTTATTATTCTAATGGAAATTTAAAAAGTGAAATATCTTTTATAAATAATATAAAAAATGGTCCTATTTTTAACTATTTTGAAGATGGAAGAATTGCCGTAAAGGGATATTTTAAAAATGATCAAAGAGAGAAAAAGTGGTATTTTTATGATGAAAATACTGGAAAGCTTATAGCTATTGAAAATTATAAAAATGGACTTTTAGAAGGAGAACAGATTTATTACTATCCTGATGGTAACTTAAAAGTAAAAGGGAACTATAAAGATAATTATAGAGTTGGATTTTGGCAAATGTATGATGAAAATGGAAAACTAAGTGTCCAAAATATATTTTTAGATGGAGAAGATGTGGTAAGTGTAGCTCTCTTTCAAGAGAATGGTAATATTTTTTGTTCTGGTTTAACTAAAAATGGACTTCGTGATGGTATTTGGCAATATTATGATACTGAAGGAAAATTACTATATGATGTTGAATATCTAAACGGTATACGTGACGGAGAGTGGAAAGCTTATGATA contains:
- a CDS encoding toxin-antitoxin system YwqK family antitoxin produces the protein MKTLILLISFLIIGCSNIVSRGAQEKEKIYYSNGNLKSEISFINNIKNGPIFNYFEDGRIAVKGYFKNDQREKKWYFYDENTGKLIAIENYKNGLLEGEQIYYYPDGNLKVKGNYKDNYRVGFWQMYDENGKLSVQNIFLDGEDVVSVALFQENGNIFCSGLTKNGLRDGIWQYYDTEGKLLYDVEYLNGIRDGEWKAYDKDGNIIATGYYNHGKILGLE